GATATCTTCTTATCCAGTTGTCGGTAAGCCTTCGTATTCTTCTTATATGGGATTTCaatttgggttgtttttcattttgttattaggaaagtttgaaaaaactaAGCAGAGAAGAATTGAACAACTTCGAATAAATCGTATACaggacaggaaaaaaaaaaaaaaaaaaaacacgatgGCGGAAGAGGAGTCGAAGCCGTTGGCTTACATACCAGagataatattaaagaaaagaaagagcaaTGAAGAATGGGCACTCAAGAGGAAAGCCCAATATGAGGAGAGAAACTCTATCAGGAAGAAAGCCAAGCATGACTTCATCAGAATGCCCGAGGACTTCATCAAAGAGTACCGCACTAGGGTAACTGTTTCTATCTGTATATGCTTGCGTTCCTGTATATCCGTTTGCTTGCGTGccctttattttaatttatcacaAGGTTTAAGATTGTATTGTTATTGGGAAATActgatgttttttttataagtaaaaaaaaaaaactgatgtaatgtttctttatttccttttaagCAGTGGGAATTGGTAGAATGTTTTTCTAAGATTTTTGTTGGTTGCTGTAACTTTTTGTTCCATACGCCAGAATGTAAAAGTTTTAGAATTGGGCATTATTTTGATGGGGGGCCATTATTATGTACCCATCATGGGGTTTGAGAGAGTTGGGACTGTTTTTTCTTTACAGACTATCTGTTAGGAGATTGGTATGTTAGAAAAGTTGGAATAAGGGAATTTGAAGCTCTCTTTGTAGTGTTCTTTGGAAGAGTGAAAACCAGGGTTTCATTTATTTGAGGCGTGAGTTCTTGGGTTAGGCAGTATATAAAAAACTTAGAAAAGTAGTAAATGAGAATATGGCATGAGTTAGTGATTAGTTGGAAATGCTCCGTGGCTAAAATATAAGGATGGACTGGAGTTTATGAGACTATGTTGTTAGATGACTAAAATGTCAGGAAGGACTGGAGTATATAAAACTATGTTAAATGGACTCAGATCGTGTTCGTTTAGTTCTataatggataaaaaaaaaatttagttctGTTGTATCAAGAAATGGAAACGCATCTTGATTGTTGAAATTGTGATGCTTACACCCTCAAGAATAATGAGGTGTTTAGGTATCTACCATGTCTGAATACTATATAGGCGCTTTCCCTGTACTTTTCTTCCAAAGTTTGGTATGTTAGACAGGCATGTTGTGCAATATCCCGATAGTAGATGTGATGGAGTTTTTTATGGTAACTGAGTGAGAAGCATGCAATATTCATTAAAATGTGTATGCTCATCCAGGTGGTCAGTTTATCAGACTGGAAAGATAGTCATGTGTGAGATTCATTTTAAGCTTAATGTCGTTTTCTGCTATTTAATAATACATTCACTTACCTAGTTGCCTGTCGAAACTCTGGTACGGTTCATATTGAAAACTGTTGATAAGTCTTATCATTTGTTTTCATGCAGGAACTGGACCTCATCAAGATGAAACATAGGGTAAAGAGGAAAAGACTGACATCAGTgacaacaaaatcaaaactgCTTTTTGTCATTCGCATCCATGGGTGAGATTACTATtgttttgtggtgattttgtgtgGCCTGTGCACCTTGTTTTCCCCTAATGTATCTGCATTTGTTTCCCAGGAAAAGAGAAATGCATCAAAAAACAAGGAAGGTCTTGTACAATATGAGATTGAGGTCAACGTTCAGTGGTATATTTGTGAAGGCAAATGAAGGGATTATGGAAAAGCTGCAAAGAGTGGAGCCATACGTCACATATGGGTAGGATACACAAGCTTCCTTTTCTAATTCCGAtgcaataaatataatataccgAATAAGCTGTAGGATAAATGTACAATATCTAGAGGGCACTTGaacaaaaatgcaaataaaGCTTTTACCTTACATTAAGGACTAGGAgtaactacttataaaaaaaaataaaaaaagactagGAGTAACTAGCTTTTAGCTTTGCGTTTCTGTTGGTGTTTGCTTGTTTTTCTATATCTTGGGTTCTTTTTATAGACTATTATTCCTTAATACTCTTCCCAAAGTAACTAATCCTTTTCCAGGCAGCGTGGACaactttttgtttataattttggaTCAAACCATCAACATTGTCTTGGGGTTTCTACTTTGTTTATTTAAGCTCTATGTGACCAACTTCTTGGATCAGGGATGCTAATAAGCCACAGAAATCCGAGTATCAGGCTCTTTTAAGTTGATTTTCTCCTTTTATACGTGAATTTCCTTGGATTTTGAAATTCAACTGAGGAAGATTATTCTTATGATGCTCTTGCTTGCTGTGCCCCTTATAGTGTTTTGTTATTCTAATGAGATTGCTTGATTGTAAAGATACCCAAATCTAAAGAACATTAAGGAGCTGATTTACAAGAAGGGTTATGCAATGATAGACAAGCAGCGGGTTCCCCTCACCGACAATAACATCATTGAACAGGTGTAGATATAGTTGCTGAATCCTGGAGTTTAAACATCTTTTCGGCCTTAAGTTTCTAATCCTCTTTCTGCCTGTCTTTTGCTGCAGGCATTGGGGAAGTTTGGCATCATATGCATCGAAGATATTGTGCATGAAATCGCTAATGTTGGTCCACATTTCAAGGAGGTTACTAGCTTTTTATATCCTTTTAAACTCAATAAGCCAGAAGGATTGCAAGGAAGCAAAATGTTATACAAGCAAGGGGGAGACACTGGGAATCGTGAAGATCACATCAATGAACTAATCAGTAAGATGAATTAGCTTTAAGAAAGCATGCACTACATACTCTAAAACATCAGTAATGTAGTTTATCAACTGCCCCTCAATGTCCTGCTGTTGGACTGATACAATTTTGAAGCTGTTAATTTGGTCTGCCGATTGATATTTATCGTTTACGCAACTTTCAGTTGTTCCTTTGGTGAACAGTAttaatcttttttcttcattcCAACTTCTAATGAACTTGCTGGGAAGGGAGTTCTGGAAATGCATGTATTAGGATTGATGACGAGAATTTTTCTTGATGACGGCATGCTTGTTTGATTATGATTTCCGAGACCTCACACATCTGAGTGAGGCTACTGTGTTCCTGGTAACTGAATCTTGATAAGAATTGATGTCTGCCTGTTTCGTGTTCTCTGTTGATTTAATCGCCATTCATTGCGCAGGCTCACCGGTTTATATCATGTTCTTTTAAGAATGAGTCGTGATAGCGTGCTGCTCAGCTTTGACCGCTGGGAGTGCTTGCTAgcacaaagttattttttttatttttatcatcttttattttttacattttttaaaatatatttaagtatttttaaaaaataaaaaaatataccaatatattgtaaaaaaatttaaatatatgagcagtcaaaataagaaagaaactcatattagcattttcttttaagaatacCAGCTGAGATGGATTGGTGTACGAGTGTTGTGATCTCTCTGATCTGGACAACCGAAGAGGTCCAAGAGTGATTCATCTCGTACTATATACATTGCTCTCTGtctttcaaaataatattgaaaccAAGGGTCTTTTAAGTTACTATGATGGAAAGCCAAGCTAAACAAAAGACCATGACACAGGCAAGATAGTTCGaggtgtttttttattttttcaaaaatgctaTATACAACCGCGCAGGGAAACCCCTGTGGCATCGTCTCCCACGTGGCAATAAAAACGGcgttgttttatttttgcttcattttccttcattcaTTCTCCCCTTTCCCATTTGATGTGGCTTACGGGAGGAGCCATCGTGCGACCCGGGGCAAAACTCCACCACTCACCAAGAGCGAAGGAGCCACGACAGGCTAGGTGTGGTGGACGATGGTGCTTGCGACAGTGGAgcactcagagagagagagtgattaGAGAGAGAGCACTGCGTGAAGGAGAGAGACGAAGAGCGACAATGGGGGAGTTTGGTGTGGGCTTATCGAGAGGGAAGGAGGCGTGCAGGGGCACTCAGGTGGAGCTGGGCGGTTGAGGTGAATACACCGGTGAGCTGGACTTCACCGTGCCGAGGTTGGTGGCACCTAACAGAATCGGGAGCTTGGTGCAAGGTGGCAAAGGTGTGGAGGAGCTAGGTTGCGACTTGGTTTCTGGAGCCCCTGAACGTGGATTGCTGGACTCCACATAGAGGCGGTGATGACCTTGAGGAGGTATGGCAGCTCCAAGACAGTTTTCACGTGGGCTGAGGAGGAGTGGTTTCTATGGTTTTTAGCTTCCAACGATGCAAAGTCGTGAGACGTGGGTCTTCATGGTGGGAGATGATGCCGCGGTGGGGATGGACGGGTCGAGGCGAAGGGGAGAAGGGAAATGGCAGGCAAGGTGATGAATTATTCAGATTTGATCCACGAATTTTTGGAGGAAcatgaagacgaagaagaagaggaggacgaAAGAGatagtgaagaagaagaaaagaaaagatcgAAGAAAGAGAGTACGATCCCTTCTGTCTTCAAGCTCGTGGCAAACGACGACATTCCAATAATGCTACATCGTATATGATACTGCAGTTGTATATAAcatttctgtgtttttttttttttttccttcctttgtACTCTCACGGTGCCATAAATCGAATCAGCTGATATTTTGGTTAATGTTTTCTATAGTAACACAAGGTGaatgttttttcctttctttctaaaAGCTGTGATACGATTATGTTTgatattaaaaattagaaaattcttattaattatatttatatattacacaccacattattttttatttttttcttattaattgtgtatttttatatatatattttgtgttatataAATGTAgagtaaaagaatttaattaatttaaaaaaaaataacgtgGCGTGTGATACGTGGAGTCGCAGAGAACGCTCGATCCCACACGGCACTCCTTCGTTTTCCCCCTTTCTCCCATATCCAAGGACGCCAAAAATGCCGAACAACGATGAAGACCCCTGGTGGGCTCCTGACAAGCTTTACCACCTTCTCTTCTGCTTCTCCCTCACCATCCTCTTCTCCTCCCTTTCGGCCCGTTCCCGCTACCCGTTCCTCCGCCGCCACTCCATCTCTGTCGGATCCATACTCTCCCTACTCGCCGGTGTCGCCAAGGAGGCAGCTGATCACCTCGGCTTCTTCCAGTCCTCAGGAGCCTCAGTCAAGGACGCTGTCGCTGATCTAATCGGCGTTTTGATCGCTTATCTCATGCTATTGGTGCTCGGGTTTTCGGGTCGACCCGAACACGATACAGTCAAGGTCCGAGAAGTCTCGATTGTTTGAGTGGGTTTTTGGGTCCAGATAGTTCGTGTGGTGGAGTATTTTTTCCGAATGTGTTTGAACGGTGAGTTTGGTTTTGTTCGTGCTTTTGCTGCTCGGCTTCTCGTTCAATCCGATCACAACCCGCGTCTGGTCCGAGACGCGGGTATTTTGTAGAGGTTGTTCGGGTTATTGAAGAGATGAAGACTTGTTTGGTTGCGACTAAGTCTgggaaaaggagaggaaaaataTGAGAGAGTTGAATTTGGACTTTCGCGATGTCcgtatatttgaaatttagatagaaCAAAAGGCTTCATTTTTAAGTGAAGGATTTACGAGTGTTGGACATAATTCAGATTCCAAGTTTCTGTTTTTGctatgtttggttgctgagagaCGCAGAaatactaaaaaagaataatttttggattttgcatAATTTGGGACATGATAGAGAGCAATGAGAAAAATGCAGCTATTGGGATTaattgaggtattttttttttttttccagtatATTCCGATTCTTTTGTTGTATTCGAAATCCAGCAATATCATTTCTTTAGCCTTTCCACATTTGCTCATATACCAAGCTGATAGTAATAATTTTGATGGCCTCTTTCTGCCTTTCCCTGTCCGTTTGtttgattttgtgaaatctgCTTAGCACTGCCTAATGGGCTAATAATCGtgtgatgatattttgataCCGTCGTGATGAACTAATGATGCTTATTGAAATGTGGGGTTTTGTTGCTGATTCAGTACTGTAACGTAAGAACTTTAATCTCCGAGTAAGTTATTACATAACTTGTCTTTTGATAGTTTG
Above is a genomic segment from Juglans microcarpa x Juglans regia isolate MS1-56 chromosome 1D, Jm3101_v1.0, whole genome shotgun sequence containing:
- the LOC121262279 gene encoding uncharacterized protein LOC121262279; translation: MPNNDEDPWWAPDKLYHLLFCFSLTILFSSLSARSRYPFLRRHSISVGSILSLLAGVAKEAADHLGFFQSSGASVKDAVADLIGVLIAYLMLLVLGFSGRPEHDTVKVREVSIV
- the LOC121262248 gene encoding 60S ribosomal protein L7-1 — its product is MAEEESKPLAYIPEIILKKRKSNEEWALKRKAQYEERNSIRKKAKHDFIRMPEDFIKEYRTRELDLIKMKHRVKRKRLTSVTTKSKLLFVIRIHGKREMHQKTRKVLYNMRLRSTFSGIFVKANEGIMEKLQRVEPYVTYGYPNLKNIKELIYKKGYAMIDKQRVPLTDNNIIEQALGKFGIICIEDIVHEIANVGPHFKEVTSFLYPFKLNKPEGLQGSKMLYKQGGDTGNREDHINELISKMN